GACCTCACCGTGGTCGAGCACCAGACCGCCCTGCTCGTAGGTGCGTCGCAGCTGCGGCAGCACCTCGTCGAACGGCCGCTCCACGACGGCGCTGACCACCGTCCGCTGCCCGGACCGTGACTCGACCCCGGTGACCACGGCACCGTCCGGTAGCAGCGGGAGGGCGGCGACGTCGTCCGGCAGGGTCGTTCGGGCCCCGGGCGAGGGGCTCGGGTGGCAGCCGCTGCCGAGCGCACTCGTGGCCTCGGCGTCGGCGGCCTTCAGGTCCGGGTCGGCGCACCCGCCGGCGGCAGCCAGCACCGCCAGGGCGGCGACGCCGGCCAGCGCGCCCCGCAGCAGGGCGCTCACCGCACCGTCACCGACGTCGCGCGCTTGTTGTCGGCCTCGTCGGACTCCGCCACGAGCTGGTCGGGGTCGGCCACGGCCAGCACCGCGTGGCTGCTGCCCTTGGCCAGTCGTGACCCCAGGCTGAGCGTGACCGTGCGGGACTCCCCCGGCGCGAGGTCGGTCATCGGGCTGGTGCCGACGGCCACGCCGTCCAGCAGCACCCGCAGCGCCGAGCCCTTGGCCGTCGCCGCGCCCGTGTTCGTGAGCACGGCGGTGGCCGTGCCCGTCCGGTTGGCCGACACGCTCGTGCTCAGCGACGCGACCGTGAGGTTGGGCTGCGGGTCGGCCGCCGCGCGCAGCGTCAGTCCACCGGACTGGCGGGCGATCGAGGCCAGGGCGTCGTAGTTCTGCGCACCGCCGCTCGCGCAGACCGCGGTGCAGCCGTCGGCGTAGCCCACGAGCACCCGGCCGTCGGCGTCCGTCGTGATGTCCATGAAGTCCAGCAGGTTGCGGTCGTTCCCGCACGTGGTGCCGCCGGTGCAGATCGACCCGCGCTGCACGGGGTCGTTCGGCGTGACGTCGACCGTGCCCCAGGTCTGGCCGCCGTCGTAGGTGGTGGCGACGTACAGGTGCCACACGCCCGCGAAGGTGGCCTGGTCCTGGTAGTTGCCGCCAGTGGTGGTGCCGATGAAGGCGAAGGCGGCGCGGTCGTCGTCGCCGGCGGTGACCGCCGGGAACACCGCGTTCTTGACGCCGAGCTGGGCGCCGACGTTCTGGTCGTGCTGCCAGGTGCGGCCCTGGTCGTGCGACACCGCGACGCGCGCGCTGCCGTCGGCGGCCTGGTAGCCCATGTAGACCGTGCCACCCGAGCCGATGCCGACACTGGGGTCGGAGTCACCGGGCGTGCTGGAGGGGTTGGGACGCACCGACCACGTGGTGCCGGCGTCGGTCGAGACGGCGACGGCCTGGTTGGCCCCGCAGCCCTTGTTGGGCACGTAGACGGTGCCGTCGGGCGCGACCTTCACGTGCCCGTGCAGGCCACCGCAGTCGAGCAGGGAGTACATCGGGACGGCCGGGCCGTACGTCGTGCCGCCGTCGAGGCTGCGGGCGCACGAGGCGTCGGCGATGTCCTGGCTGCAGTAGTAGACGGCGTTCGGGTAGCTCGTGGTGGGCAGGTTGCTCGCGCCGCTGGGCAGCGGCCCGCCACCGATCGTCTGGTGGTCGACGCCGGAGTTGATGCCCGAGCCGGTGGTGTTGTGCCAGCTCGTGCCGTCGTCGTCGGTGTAGCAGGTGAGCGCGGCCTTGCCGGCGAGCTGGGACTCGAACGTGCGCCCGGTCTGGTGGTCGGTGAACAGGATCGGGTCGAGGCTCGTGGTGCTGCCGCCGAGGCACCCGTTGGTGGCCGTGGCGCTGACGTCGGACCACGTGGCCTTCGCCGGCGCGGTGGCGTCGTCGAACGTCGCCTTGAACGTCGAGGTGTACGCCTGGTACATCACCGCGCCGGTCTGGTGGTTGACGCCGATCGACGGCTCACCCGCGTTGTGGACGTCGGCGCTGAGCGACTCCGGCGGGGCGTAGGTGCCGTAGGTCGGCCGCGTGGCCGTGCTCGGCGCGGGGTCGGGTGGGGTGCTCGTCAGCGTCGCGGTGCCCCTGATGGAGTCACCGAGCGGGGCGTAGGGCACCACGCGCACGGTGTAGGTGCCGGCGTCCGGCGGGACGATCATCGTCTCAGGCTTGGCGCTCGACGCCGAGCTCGAGAGCACGTTGCCTGCGGCGTCGAGCAGGTAGATGTCGAAGTCGGCCGCCGCCTGCGTCCAGTCGACGCTGACCTTGAGCTGGTGGCCGTCGCCGTAGCCGGCCGGCGTGTCGACCTTCAGCGTGTAGTCGTCGCACGGCGTCGCCGCCGAGCAGGTGATGTCGCCGGCGGTCCCCGTGACGTTGGGGACGGCGAACGGGCCCGCCGTCCAGGACGTCGTCGTCGAGGTGTCGCTCACCGAGCCGTCGGCGGGGGTCGCCGCCTGGGCGGCCACCGAGGTCGCGACGAGTGCCGCGGCGGCCATGGCCGCGACGAGTGCCAACGGACGAGTTGGACGATGTGCACGAACCACGGCTGCCTCCACCGATGAACGGCCCGGGACCCGATGTCCCCACCAGCCGGGTCAACGAGCCGAGCCCGAGGAGGTTACGCGGCCTCAGCGGCCGCCGCTGACGTCGAGCACGGCCCCGGTGGCGTAGGACGCGTCGTCCGAGAGCAGCCACAC
This is a stretch of genomic DNA from Angustibacter sp. Root456. It encodes these proteins:
- a CDS encoding CARDB domain-containing protein; the protein is MALVAAMAAAALVATSVAAQAATPADGSVSDTSTTTSWTAGPFAVPNVTGTAGDITCSAATPCDDYTLKVDTPAGYGDGHQLKVSVDWTQAAADFDIYLLDAAGNVLSSSASSAKPETMIVPPDAGTYTVRVVPYAPLGDSIRGTATLTSTPPDPAPSTATRPTYGTYAPPESLSADVHNAGEPSIGVNHQTGAVMYQAYTSTFKATFDDATAPAKATWSDVSATATNGCLGGSTTSLDPILFTDHQTGRTFESQLAGKAALTCYTDDDGTSWHNTTGSGINSGVDHQTIGGGPLPSGASNLPTTSYPNAVYYCSQDIADASCARSLDGGTTYGPAVPMYSLLDCGGLHGHVKVAPDGTVYVPNKGCGANQAVAVSTDAGTTWSVRPNPSSTPGDSDPSVGIGSGGTVYMGYQAADGSARVAVSHDQGRTWQHDQNVGAQLGVKNAVFPAVTAGDDDRAAFAFIGTTTGGNYQDQATFAGVWHLYVATTYDGGQTWGTVDVTPNDPVQRGSICTGGTTCGNDRNLLDFMDITTDADGRVLVGYADGCTAVCASGGAQNYDALASIARQSGGLTLRAAADPQPNLTVASLSTSVSANRTGTATAVLTNTGAATAKGSALRVLLDGVAVGTSPMTDLAPGESRTVTLSLGSRLAKGSSHAVLAVADPDQLVAESDEADNKRATSVTVR